The following proteins are co-located in the Cupriavidus pauculus genome:
- a CDS encoding DeoR/GlpR family DNA-binding transcription regulator yields MSPTLTPRQREIFGWLNDAGYLSTEQLASRYGVSSQTIRRDINELSLQGLARRMHGGLSLPASQHNISYLQRSTAHVERKRRIAQAALGMVEADATVFLGYGTTVTEFARALPADLPLRVVTNNLGVVHALADKPRIETWVAGGRLRTGDLDVMGSATLDFMRRFRAHVTICSAAGLDEDGTFYEFQPEEAELSQVLLAQSHLRVLLADSSKCLRNAPCRVAGLEQIDHLFTDAGATDTLPTLPALCEHASVALHVC; encoded by the coding sequence ATGAGCCCGACCCTGACCCCGCGGCAGCGTGAAATCTTCGGCTGGCTGAACGACGCCGGCTACCTGAGCACCGAGCAACTGGCCAGCCGCTACGGCGTGAGCAGCCAGACCATCCGGCGCGACATCAACGAACTGAGCCTGCAGGGGCTGGCACGGCGCATGCACGGCGGCCTGAGCCTGCCGGCCAGCCAGCACAATATCAGCTACCTCCAGCGCAGCACGGCCCACGTCGAGCGCAAGCGCCGCATCGCGCAGGCCGCGCTCGGCATGGTCGAGGCCGATGCCACGGTATTCCTGGGCTACGGCACCACGGTCACCGAGTTCGCGCGCGCACTGCCGGCCGACCTGCCGCTGCGCGTGGTGACCAACAACCTGGGCGTGGTGCACGCGCTGGCCGACAAGCCGCGCATCGAGACCTGGGTGGCCGGCGGCCGGCTGCGCACGGGCGACCTGGACGTGATGGGCAGCGCCACGCTGGACTTCATGCGCCGGTTCCGCGCGCACGTCACCATCTGCAGCGCCGCCGGGCTCGACGAGGACGGCACGTTCTACGAATTCCAGCCCGAGGAGGCCGAACTGAGCCAGGTGCTGCTGGCGCAGAGCCATCTGCGCGTGCTGCTGGCCGACAGCAGCAAGTGCCTGCGCAACGCGCCATGCCGCGTGGCCGGGCTGGAACAGATCGACCACCTGTTCACCGACGCCGGCGCCACCGACACGCTGCCCACGCTGCCGGCCCTCTGCGAGCACGCCAGCGTGGCGCTGCACGTGTGCTGA